The Chitinophagales bacterium genomic sequence TGCAGGTGACAACACTTCCAATATCTGGCAACCCGGTGCATGGATACAATGTATATTTCGGTTGTGGACAAACAGGCACTAACCTTACTAAGGTAGATGCTTGCCCCGGGCAAAACCTATCGTTTTGTTTCGACCTGAAAGGAAGCGGCGGTGTATTCAAGTTGCTCGATGACATCTCTATTTCAATACCGGGAGCCACCCTTACCTACACCAACCAGGGTACTGACTCTGTGCATGCTGTGTTCAACTGGACACCCGGCATCAACGACGTAGGGTATCATGAAATAAAGTTTCTTGTTAGCGACTCTTCATGCGCACCTCCGGGCATTGTCTGGCGTTCACTATACAGGTTGGGTATAAACGTTTGGGGTAAAACAAAGACAATCAACGATACTATTATGTGCCCCAACGGATCGATACAACTCAGTGCAAGTGGTGGTAATACATATACCTGGTCAATTTTGCCGGGTGGTTCCACGGGCAGCCTGTCTAATCCTAACATCCCTAACCCGGTTGCTACCCCATCCGTCACCACAACCTATGTGGTTACCTCTACCGGCAACTCAATATGCCCTAACCTGAACAAAGACACAGTAACTATTACTGTACTGCCTCCCTCTTCAGTATCATACGCCAGTGTAAAAATATTTGTTGCACCGGATAGTAACATCAACGCAGGAGATACAGTCACATTTAATGCTGCACAGACAAATTGCTCAAATCCGTTCTACCAATGGATGCTGAATGGCAATGCTATTTCCGGAGCTACCCAAACTATCTACAAAACATCAATGCTTACAGACCAGGACCGTATATGGTGTGTACTTACCTGCAAAGACACCTGTCCCAGCCCGCAGGATACATTCAGTAATGTAATAACCATGCACGTTGGTGGCAATGTTCAGGATTTTGGTACCATGAAGAATATACATTTGTACCCCAACCCTAATAATGGCATATTTACCATAGTGTTGAACGACGACAGGAAAAAGGCAGGCCAATCAAAGATAGAGATACGGAATGTATATGGCCAGTTGGTATTCAGCAAAATAACTGCGGAAAACAGGGAACAATTAAAACTGGACAGCCTGCCCGCAGGATTATATATCCTCACGGTGCGAGCAGAAAATGACCTAGGCACTGCCAGCTTTATGATACATAAATAGATACTACAGACAGGAATGGTTTAGTGTGCACTAAACCATTCCTCATCATAATATCAGCTAACATGAATAGAATTAACCTTACATTATCTTTCTTAGCAATTACACTGGCATCATTATTACCTTGCAAAAAGTCAGTAGCTTCAGGAATAGAAGGTGGAAATATCACATACATCAACATTAGTGACTCTACCTACCAGGTATTCTTTTACATGACAATGGAATGTGCAGGCGTAGGTGAGCCTAACGCCGTAACCATGTGTTTTAACAACACCTGTACCAACCAGACTTATACTTTATCGCTGGTTAAGTGGACCGGCAACCCGCCGTCCGGAGCAGAAATACCCACCTCTTGCACCGGCACGCCTACTAAATGTACCAACTCTTCCTCCATACTGCCCGGCTGGAGACAACACATATATTCCGCGATCACCACACTCCCGGCCAGTTGCAGCAACTGGAAGTTCTCTGTTGCATTAAGCAGCCGCAATGCTAATGGTAATATTACCGGTGGCGATTTTTATACTGAAGCAACCATCAATACACAGGTTTCATTTGCCAACAGTTCTCCGGTATTTAGCGTAAAGCCGTTTTACTATACCTGCCAGAATGCAATGACATATATTAATAACGGAGCTATTGACGCAGACGGAGATTCACTGACAACTTCCGTTATCATGCCACTCGCGGCAACAGCCTGTTCTACTGCTGCAACCAATGTAACATTTAAAACATTGTCCCCTTCGCTTTCTGTCCCTTTCAATCCCCTGCCAACCAACAACACATTTATTCTCGATCCATCTTCAGGTACAACCGGATTTGTACCTACTGCACAGGGACGCTTTAGCCTGGCATTCCGTATCAATGAATACCGCAACGGCATTTTTATAGGAAGTGTAATGCGTGATATAGAGGTAGCAACCATAAGCTGCAGCACAGCTACGTCCAGCCCGACTTTTACGCCGGTGCTGAGTAGTATAACGGGCGCAGTGTGGAATAATGGGGTACTATATGGTTGTGTAGGCCAGCCGTTGCAAATGTGTTTTGACATTAAATCAAGCAACCCTTCTGCCTTATTGCAAGTGTCGCAGGATTTTTCATATGCATTTCCCGGAGCCACTATCTCATATTCCCCGGTGGGGGATTCCGTAAGAGGATGCCTGACATGGACTCCTACAGTTGCTGGGGGAGGAAAACGTTACATGCACCTTATTATCAAAGATCTGGAGTGTACCCCATTATCTGTTATGCGGCATCACAACAGGTCGTTTGCTGTAAGTATCTTCCCCCAGGTAAAAACGATCATAGACACCAAAATATGCCCTAATGAATCTGTCGTATTACAAACAACAGGCGGTAGCGGTGCTTACTCCTGGAGCATATTGCCGGGTGGCACAACTGCCAGCCTGAGTTGCACTAATTGTCCGGCTCCTGTAGCCTCCCCTTCCATTAAAACTACCTATGTAGTAAGCTCTGGCAATACTGTTTGCCCGGGTAACAGCAACTATGCTGATACGGTTACCGTAGATATACATACTGCACCTGTTACTACTCCTGCGATTACAATAAGCGTTTTACCTGCTACCACCATTAAGCAAGACTCCCAGGCTACCTTTACCGCTACAGTAGCTGGCTGCTCAAAACCACAATACCAATGGCAAAAGAACGGCAGCAATATACCTGGAGCATTCAACAATGTATGGAAAACAACGACCCTGAAAGATGGTGACATTATCACATGTAAACTAGTATGTGCAGATACATGCCCGCAACCAAGGGATACAGTCAGTACACCAATAACCATGACTGTCTTGTCATTTGTCACTGAGGCCCAAAGTGATAACAAAATTCACATTTACCCTAACCCAAACAATGGAATATTTACCATTTTATTGAATGAACAGTACCCGGATGAAACAGATATATTTGTAGAAAATATGTTCGGACAGGAAATAGTCAAAACTCAGATTTCCGGCAATACAGGACAGGTAACAATGCCAGGGGCAGTACCCGGCGTTTATTTACTAAG encodes the following:
- a CDS encoding T9SS type A sorting domain-containing protein encodes the protein MAFKLHDLPSNDSKMKKTTLSSLILLFVALTGICTSASANVGAAAGDLTYEHVSDSTYRVILRLFTDCSYSAPPNSVTLCTYNTCTNATFALTMNKYGNSTKVGPGCPQYKTTCDSPASALPGYMETYYATVVTLPLRCASWKFSARVDYRNNITNLMNPTAGNIYFETFFDNTVSLNNSSPVFITPALVYTGLNQSYTYNIGAVDPDGDSLRIQLLQPLTGSANCANAPVKAAYAVATPPYTITNNPIQTNNTFALNSSNGQYAFTPTTQGFSNMAVRVSEYRNGSLIGSVMRELQVTTLPISGNPVHGYNVYFGCGQTGTNLTKVDACPGQNLSFCFDLKGSGGVFKLLDDISISIPGATLTYTNQGTDSVHAVFNWTPGINDVGYHEIKFLVSDSSCAPPGIVWRSLYRLGINVWGKTKTINDTIMCPNGSIQLSASGGNTYTWSILPGGSTGSLSNPNIPNPVATPSVTTTYVVTSTGNSICPNLNKDTVTITVLPPSSVSYASVKIFVAPDSNINAGDTVTFNAAQTNCSNPFYQWMLNGNAISGATQTIYKTSMLTDQDRIWCVLTCKDTCPSPQDTFSNVITMHVGGNVQDFGTMKNIHLYPNPNNGIFTIVLNDDRKKAGQSKIEIRNVYGQLVFSKITAENREQLKLDSLPAGLYILTVRAENDLGTASFMIHK
- a CDS encoding T9SS type A sorting domain-containing protein, whose product is MNRINLTLSFLAITLASLLPCKKSVASGIEGGNITYINISDSTYQVFFYMTMECAGVGEPNAVTMCFNNTCTNQTYTLSLVKWTGNPPSGAEIPTSCTGTPTKCTNSSSILPGWRQHIYSAITTLPASCSNWKFSVALSSRNANGNITGGDFYTEATINTQVSFANSSPVFSVKPFYYTCQNAMTYINNGAIDADGDSLTTSVIMPLAATACSTAATNVTFKTLSPSLSVPFNPLPTNNTFILDPSSGTTGFVPTAQGRFSLAFRINEYRNGIFIGSVMRDIEVATISCSTATSSPTFTPVLSSITGAVWNNGVLYGCVGQPLQMCFDIKSSNPSALLQVSQDFSYAFPGATISYSPVGDSVRGCLTWTPTVAGGGKRYMHLIIKDLECTPLSVMRHHNRSFAVSIFPQVKTIIDTKICPNESVVLQTTGGSGAYSWSILPGGTTASLSCTNCPAPVASPSIKTTYVVSSGNTVCPGNSNYADTVTVDIHTAPVTTPAITISVLPATTIKQDSQATFTATVAGCSKPQYQWQKNGSNIPGAFNNVWKTTTLKDGDIITCKLVCADTCPQPRDTVSTPITMTVLSFVTEAQSDNKIHIYPNPNNGIFTILLNEQYPDETDIFVENMFGQEIVKTQISGNTGQVTMPGAVPGVYLLRVTRKNVVYTKRFIVQ